Proteins encoded in a region of the Pseudomonas denitrificans (nom. rej.) genome:
- the glnE gene encoding bifunctional [glutamate--ammonia ligase]-adenylyl-L-tyrosine phosphorylase/[glutamate--ammonia-ligase] adenylyltransferase, translating to MSLPSLAALPATLKPLAERAEQNFRTAIAALSAEQIASFDSWSDERHADFARVTAGSDFVAEQVQRDPAFLLALAATGELERALQPGEMGAQLEALLADCADEDELGRRLRRFRRRQQMRIIWRDLTRRSDLAGTCRDLSDLADASIDQSLAWLYQRHCQQFGVPIGNRSGLPQKMIVLGMGKLGAGELNLSSDIDLIFGYPEGGETQGAKRALDNQEFFTRLGQKLIKSLDAITVEGFAFRVDMRLRPYGSSGPLVHSFAALEQYYQDQGRDWERYAMIKARVVGGDQEAGQRLLELLRPFVYRRYLDFSAIEALRTMKQLIQQEVRRKGMSENIKLGAGGIREVEFIAQAFQLIHGGRDLSLQQRPLLRVLAILEGQGYLPPQVVSELREGYEFLRYAEHALQAIADRQTQMLPEDEFERIRVAFIMGFANWSAFHQATNQWRERIDWHFRQVIADPDEDEEGQVDTTIGGEWIPLWEEAVDEESACRQFADAGFAQPAAAWKRLTDLRNGPQVRAMQRLGRERLDAFMPRLLNMIAERGPADVLLERVLPLIEAVARRSAYLVLLTENPGALERLLTLCAASPMVAEQIARFPILLDELLNEGRLFRPPQAAELGAELRERLMRIPEDDLEQQMETLRHFKLAHALRVVASEIAGTLPLMKVSDYLTWLAEAILEQVLSLTWDQLVQRHGRPTRVDGTPCDPDFIIIGYGKSGGLELGHGSDLDLVFIHDGDPQSETDGAKPIDGAQFYTRLGQKIIHFLTAQTPSGMLYEVDMRLRPSGASGLLVSSLRAFEAYQLGEAWTWEHQALVRARVLAGCKRVAVAFEAIRAKVLGQQRDLAELRKEVSEMRAKMRDNLGTPSTAAGTATNAFEAAAPFDLKQDAGGIVDIEFMVQYAALAWSWQHPELVEFTDNIRILEALERVGLMSGEDVLKLQDAYKAYRAAAHRLSLQKQPGVVSGDHFHAERRMVMQMWKAFELT from the coding sequence ATGAGCCTGCCGTCCCTGGCCGCTTTGCCGGCTACTCTCAAGCCTCTCGCCGAGCGCGCTGAGCAGAATTTCCGCACCGCCATCGCCGCGCTTTCCGCCGAGCAGATCGCCAGTTTCGATAGCTGGTCCGACGAGCGGCATGCTGATTTCGCCCGCGTCACCGCCGGCAGCGATTTCGTCGCCGAGCAGGTCCAGCGCGATCCTGCCTTTCTATTGGCGCTGGCCGCGACGGGCGAACTGGAGCGCGCCCTGCAACCCGGCGAGATGGGCGCGCAGCTGGAAGCGCTGCTGGCCGACTGTGCCGATGAGGACGAGCTGGGCCGCCGCCTGCGCCGCTTCCGTCGGCGCCAGCAGATGCGCATCATCTGGCGCGACCTGACCCGCCGCAGCGACCTGGCCGGCACCTGTCGCGACCTGTCGGACCTCGCCGACGCCAGCATCGACCAGTCCCTGGCGTGGCTCTACCAGCGCCACTGCCAGCAGTTCGGCGTGCCCATCGGCAACCGTTCGGGCCTGCCGCAGAAGATGATCGTGCTGGGCATGGGCAAGCTGGGGGCGGGCGAGCTGAACCTGTCCTCCGACATCGACCTGATCTTCGGCTACCCCGAGGGCGGCGAGACCCAGGGCGCCAAGCGCGCGCTGGATAACCAGGAGTTCTTCACCCGCCTGGGGCAGAAGCTGATCAAGTCGCTGGATGCGATCACCGTCGAAGGCTTCGCCTTCCGCGTCGACATGCGCCTGCGCCCCTACGGCTCCAGCGGCCCGCTGGTGCACAGCTTTGCCGCGCTGGAGCAGTACTACCAGGATCAGGGCCGCGACTGGGAACGCTACGCGATGATCAAGGCCCGCGTGGTCGGCGGCGACCAGGAGGCCGGCCAGCGCCTGCTGGAGTTGCTGCGTCCGTTCGTCTACCGGCGCTACCTGGACTTCTCCGCCATCGAGGCGCTGCGCACCATGAAGCAGCTGATCCAGCAGGAAGTCCGGCGCAAGGGCATGAGCGAGAACATCAAGCTGGGCGCCGGTGGCATCCGCGAAGTGGAATTCATCGCCCAGGCCTTCCAGCTGATCCACGGCGGTCGTGACCTCAGCCTGCAGCAGCGACCGCTGCTGCGCGTGCTGGCGATCCTTGAAGGGCAGGGCTACCTGCCGCCGCAGGTGGTCAGCGAGCTGCGCGAGGGCTACGAGTTCCTGCGCTACGCCGAGCACGCCCTGCAAGCCATCGCCGACCGCCAGACGCAGATGCTGCCGGAAGACGAATTCGAGCGTATCCGCGTTGCCTTCATCATGGGCTTCGCCAACTGGTCGGCGTTCCACCAGGCCACCAACCAGTGGCGCGAGCGCATCGACTGGCATTTCCGCCAGGTCATCGCCGACCCGGATGAAGATGAAGAAGGCCAGGTGGATACCACCATTGGCGGCGAGTGGATTCCGCTGTGGGAAGAGGCGGTGGATGAAGAGTCCGCCTGCCGGCAGTTCGCCGACGCCGGGTTCGCCCAGCCGGCGGCGGCCTGGAAGCGCCTGACCGACCTGCGCAATGGTCCGCAGGTGCGCGCCATGCAGCGCCTGGGCCGTGAGCGGCTGGATGCCTTCATGCCGCGCCTGCTGAACATGATCGCCGAGCGCGGCCCGGCGGACGTGTTGCTGGAGCGCGTATTACCGTTGATCGAGGCAGTGGCGCGGCGCTCGGCTTATCTGGTGCTGCTCACCGAGAACCCCGGTGCGCTGGAGCGTCTGCTGACGCTCTGCGCGGCCAGCCCGATGGTGGCCGAGCAGATCGCCCGCTTCCCGATCCTGCTCGACGAGCTATTGAATGAAGGGCGGCTGTTCCGTCCGCCGCAGGCTGCCGAGCTGGGCGCGGAGCTGCGCGAGCGGCTGATGCGCATTCCCGAGGATGACCTTGAGCAGCAGATGGAAACCCTGCGCCACTTCAAGCTGGCCCACGCCCTGCGCGTGGTGGCTTCGGAAATCGCCGGGACCCTGCCGCTGATGAAGGTCAGCGACTACCTGACCTGGCTGGCCGAAGCCATCCTCGAGCAGGTGCTGAGCCTGACCTGGGACCAACTGGTGCAGCGCCACGGCCGGCCCACCCGCGTGGACGGCACGCCCTGCGACCCGGACTTCATCATCATCGGCTACGGAAAGTCCGGCGGCCTGGAGCTGGGCCACGGCTCGGACCTGGACCTGGTGTTCATCCACGACGGCGACCCGCAGAGCGAGACCGACGGCGCCAAGCCCATCGACGGGGCGCAGTTCTATACGCGCCTGGGGCAGAAGATCATCCACTTCCTCACCGCGCAGACGCCCTCAGGCATGCTCTACGAAGTGGACATGCGCCTGCGCCCGAGCGGCGCTTCCGGCCTGCTGGTCAGCTCGCTGCGCGCCTTCGAGGCCTACCAGTTGGGCGAGGCCTGGACCTGGGAACACCAGGCGCTGGTGCGCGCCCGTGTGCTGGCCGGCTGCAAGCGGGTAGCCGTGGCGTTCGAAGCGATCCGCGCGAAAGTGCTGGGCCAGCAGCGCGACCTGGCCGAGCTGCGCAAGGAAGTCAGCGAGATGCGCGCGAAGATGCGCGACAACCTCGGCACCCCGAGCACGGCCGCCGGCACCGCGACGAATGCCTTCGAGGCCGCGGCCCCGTTCGATCTCAAGCAGGATGCCGGTGGTATCGTCGATATCGAATTTATGGTGCAATACGCGGCCCTGGCCTGGTCGTGGCAACACCCGGAGCTGGTGGAGTTCACCGACAATATCCGCATTCTGGAAGCCCTGGAGCGGGTCGGGTTGATGTCCGGCGAGGATGTCCTGAAGCTGCAGGATGCCTACAAGGCCTACCGGGCGGCGGCGCACCGATTGTCCCTGCAGAAGCAGCCGGGCGTGGTGAGCGGCGATCACTTCCATGCGGAACGTCGCATGGTGATGCAGATGTGGAAGGCCTTCGAGCTGACCTGA